In a genomic window of Sarcophilus harrisii chromosome 4, mSarHar1.11, whole genome shotgun sequence:
- the SPP2 gene encoding secreted phosphoprotein 24 isoform X1 — MEALAIIALAMNIWAGAGFPVYDYDPAMMREALRASVEKVNSQSQSPNLFRAYTSSIKRVNFMNENELTMDIDFKIRETECGKEAGDPPSACGFRRGRSVPTASCRSTVQISREQVQNVWVHCHRAFPGSDSSSSEEIFGSRLGSYNWRSHHVRDMYSDESSSEPLYQRSLGIRDVYIVPPRNRRRQDYRNQLNDHNERWGKKPPTPTTISSTGPYPAITSRDVTPR; from the exons ATGGAGGCGCTGGCGATAATCGCTCTGGCCATGAACATCTGGGCTGGCGCAG GTTTCCCGGTGTACGACTATGACCCAGCAATGATGAGGGAAGCTCTTCGGGCCTCTGTGGAAAAAGTGAACTCCCAGTCTCAAAGCCCAAACCTGTTCCGGGCATACACGAGCTCAATCAAAAGA GTGAACTTCATGAATGAGAACGAGCTGACCATGGACATCGACTTCAAGATCCGCGAGACCGAGTGCGGGAAGGAGGCCGGAGACCCGCCGAGCGCCTGTGGCTTCCGAAGGGGCCGCTCCGTG CCAACAGCCTCCTGCAGGAGCACGGTGCAGATCTCCAGGGAGCAGGTGCAGAACGTGTGGGTGCACTGCCACCGCGCCTTCCCCGGCTCCGATTCTAGTAGCAGCGAAGAG ATTTTTGGGAGCCGGCTGGGATCGTACAACTGGAGAAGCCACCACGTGAGAG ATATGTACAGTGATGAGTCCAGCAGTGAGCCCCTCTATCAGAGGTCTCTGG GTATCAGGGACGTGTATATAGTTCCTCCTCGAAACAGAAGACGCCAGGATTATCGGAATCAGTTAAATGACCATAACGAG AGATGGGGGAAGAAGCCGCCTACTCCAACCACTATTTCTTCTACCGGTCCCTACCCTGCCATCACCTCCAGGGATGTAACCCCCCGTTGA
- the SPP2 gene encoding secreted phosphoprotein 24 isoform X2, translating to MEALAIIALAMNIWAGAGFPVYDYDPAMMREALRASVEKVNSQSQSPNLFRAYTSSIKRVNFMNENELTMDIDFKIRETECGKEAGDPPSACGFRRGRSVPTASCRSTVQISREQVQNVWVHCHRAFPGSDSSSSEEIFGSRLGSYNWRSHHVRDMYSDESSSEPLYQRSLGIRDVYIVPPRNRRRQDYRNQLNDHNE from the exons ATGGAGGCGCTGGCGATAATCGCTCTGGCCATGAACATCTGGGCTGGCGCAG GTTTCCCGGTGTACGACTATGACCCAGCAATGATGAGGGAAGCTCTTCGGGCCTCTGTGGAAAAAGTGAACTCCCAGTCTCAAAGCCCAAACCTGTTCCGGGCATACACGAGCTCAATCAAAAGA GTGAACTTCATGAATGAGAACGAGCTGACCATGGACATCGACTTCAAGATCCGCGAGACCGAGTGCGGGAAGGAGGCCGGAGACCCGCCGAGCGCCTGTGGCTTCCGAAGGGGCCGCTCCGTG CCAACAGCCTCCTGCAGGAGCACGGTGCAGATCTCCAGGGAGCAGGTGCAGAACGTGTGGGTGCACTGCCACCGCGCCTTCCCCGGCTCCGATTCTAGTAGCAGCGAAGAG ATTTTTGGGAGCCGGCTGGGATCGTACAACTGGAGAAGCCACCACGTGAGAG ATATGTACAGTGATGAGTCCAGCAGTGAGCCCCTCTATCAGAGGTCTCTGG GTATCAGGGACGTGTATATAGTTCCTCCTCGAAACAGAAGACGCCAGGATTATCGGAATCAGTTAAATGACCATAACGAG